Proteins encoded in a region of the Neodiprion virginianus isolate iyNeoVirg1 chromosome 2, iyNeoVirg1.1, whole genome shotgun sequence genome:
- the LOC124297320 gene encoding testis-expressed protein 2 has protein sequence MSSKPSTPGKVTLGMLKGKPIMTSVPVIRYHASDDELEELYPSTDDDELYTPESEHPSTKSSPCKTSRNRSEDELGEGTSLGRRSASVDGNLSEGTPPTDPWKMLSEIKGKITKTFEEKISEIKSERKKKKRRSKDNSSVSDSEDLADITPTEDNLSEQQELESSSPVKFSKNRSARFTGFYHIKTGLKTKNSEEDSVESGVEAAELAEDDLLSKSNLDDKNLQAQRSSDGNKKLQTPLIRLPLNAIEKLIPQRVKSEPALTQLFKKIIYQLISVPIILLGAYHVIPLPEYIVGLIAGIFVTITIQRALALVTQTLMTPQKIEDVRSGDEQVSVLEIPAAEEHVVLDRFEGWLNQLPYSYDPDNYHVARTVSVYFRLEGGSLKVMETKTRIPKREVWDEPKQNVRYIWKKVYTLANATIKLLPEGLIRRRRWSKKYPICITFGKDALIESSSLNETSEDEILQKIGVDEDGTIHEEDETDEDLSKDSKEAKDVFEDCTDESGQRSKMYIFARTDRQKEDWFRRLNDAVNTANKRGSVSSINEIILATTSPPVQGNNESKNSVTTIGSSEIPNELSYSAYMAMYTAVVLR, from the exons ATGAGTTCCAAACCATCTACCCCTGGAAAGGTTACCCTGGGTATGCTGAAGG GTAAACCGATAATGACCTCGGTGCCAGTGATCCGGTATCATGCCAGTGACGATGAACTTGAGGAGCTTTACCCAAGCACAGATGACGACGAGTTGTACACTCCGGAGTCTGAGCACCCATCGACAAAATCTAGTCCATGTAAAACTAGTCGGAATAGATCTGAGGATGAATTGGGAGAAGGCACTAGTCTGGGCAGGCGATCGGCAAGCGTCGATGGAAATTTGTCGGAAGGCACGCCACCCACCGATCCATGGAAGATGTTATCCGAAATCAAGGGGAAGATAACAAAAActtttgaggaaaaaatttctgagaTTAAAAgcgagaggaaaaagaaaaaacgcaGAAGCAAAGATAATTCTAGTGTTAGTGATTCCGAAGACTTGGCTGACATCACCCCAACTGAAGATAATCTTTCGGAACAACAGGAACTGGAGTCTTCATCCCCTgtaaaattcagtaaaaatcGGTCCGCCAGATTCACAGGATTCTATCACATTAAGACTGGTCTGAAGACAAAAAATTCTGAAGAGGATAGTGTTGAGAGTGGAGTAGAGGCTGCGGAGCTCGCCGAGGACGATTTGTTATCAAAATCTAATTTGgatgacaaaaatttacaagCTCAGCGAAGCTCGgatggtaataaaaaattacaaacacCTCTGATCAGACTACCTTTGAATGCTATTGAGAAGCTTATTCCACAGCGAGTAAAGTCCGAACCTGCATTGACTCAACtttttaagaaaataatttatcagctTATCAGCGTTCCCATAATACTTCTCGGCGCTTATCACGTTATTCCTTTGCCTGAATACATTGTTGGTCTTATTGCTGGAATATTTGTTACAATCACGATTCAAAGAGCGCTAGCTCTAGTAACTCAGACTTTAATGACACCTCAGAAGATTGAAGACGTCAGAAGCGGCGACGAGCAGGTCTCTGTTTTGGAAATACCTGCAGCAGAGGAGCATGTCGTTTTGGATCGATTTGAAGGGTGGCTAAATCAGCTGCCATACAGCTACGATCCTGACAATTACCACGTTGCTAGAACAGTTTCAGTTTACTTCAGATTAGAAGGAGGCAGCTTAAAGGTGATGGAAACTAAGACGCGAATACCAAAACGTGAAGTTTGGGACGAGCCAAAACAGAACGTTAGATACATTTGGAAGAAAGTCTACACGCTTGCTAATGCCACAATTAAACTACTTCCGGAAGGGCTGATAAGAAGAAG GAGGTGGAGTAAAAAGTATCCAATCTGCATAACATTCGGTAAGGATGCTTTAATTGAGAGTTCTTCTTTAAATGAGACATCTGAGGATGAGATTCTTCAAAAAATTGGCGTTGATGAAGATGGCACCATTCATGAAGAGGATGAGACTGATGAAGATCTGTCTAAGGATTCAAAAGAAGCTAAAGATGTTTTTGAAGATTGCACCGACGAGAGTGGTCAGAGATCAAAGATGTACATTTTTGCACGAACAGACAGACAGAAGGAAGATTG GTTTAGACGACTGAACGATGCTGTCAATACAGCTAACAAGCGTGGCTCAGTAAGTTCTATAAATGAGATAATCCTGGCAACAACATCGCCGCCTGTACAAGGCAACAACGAGAGTAAGAATTCTGTCACTACAATTGGATCTTCAGAAATTCCTAACGAACTGAGTTACAGTGCTTATATGGCGATGTACACAGCG GTTGTCTTACGATGA
- the LOC124297337 gene encoding splicing factor 3B subunit 4, which translates to MAAGPIAERNQDATIYVGGLDDKVTESLMWELFVQSGPVVNVHMPKDRVTQMHQGYGFVEFMGEEDADYAIKIMNMIKLYGKPIRVNKASAHQKNLDVGANIFIGNLDPEVDEKLLYDTFSAFGVILQTPKIMRDPETGNSKGFAFINFASFDASDASIEAMNGQYLCNRPISVSYAFKRDAKGERHGSAAERLLAAQNPLSQADRPHQLFADAPPLNPVTQAQNPNMPPHQVQHHPHHPHHGMMHHHHGMVVPPPPPPSTPGPPMGHHHHPPPPPVPPPPSGGFPPSNIPPPPLPPMSGMHQSHPPLPPGMPPPLPPMPVPNSQQQQAARMMPPPPHWGPQGQFPPPPPPGSAGGPQYGQFQPPPRPPPGWRHPPPPPASQGGPPPPPPPQFRPPFPPRGPPPPPPPHETGQY; encoded by the exons ATGGCGGCCGGTCCGATCGCCGAAAGAAATCAAG ATGCTACAATCTATGTTGGTGGTCTTGACGACAAAGTTACGGAGTCTCTCATGTGGGAACTCTTCGTACAATCTGGCCCCGTCG TTAACGTTCATATGCCAAAAGATAGAGTGACTCAAATGCACCAGGGATATGGGTTTGTCGAATTTATGGGGGAGGAGGATGCAGATTACGCGATCAAAATTATGAACATGATCAAGCTGTACGGGAAACCAATAAGAGTAAACAAAGCTAGTGCCCATCAGAAGAATTTGGACGTAGGagcaaacatttttattgGAAACTTGGATCCAGAagtagatgaaaaattactcTACGATACGTTTAGTGCATTTGGTGTTATTCTCCAAACACCTAAG ATAATGCGAGATCCAGAAACAGGAAATTCAAAGGGGTTTGCCTTTATAAATTTCGCATCATTTGACGCATCAGACGCTAGCATTGAGGCAATGAATGGTCAGTACTTGTGCAACCGTCCAATCTCCGTGTCCTACGCCTTTAAGCGAGACGCGAAGGGCGAGCGTCACGGAAGCGCGGCAGAGCGTCTACTCGCAGCTCAAAATCCGCTAAGCCAAGCAGACAGGCCGCATCAATTGTTCGCGGACGCACCGCCTCTCAATCCAGTGACTCAGGCTCAGAACCCCAACATGCCGCCGCACCAGGTTCAGCACCATCCGCATCATCCTCATCACGGAATGATGCACCATCATCACGGAATGGTCGTTCCTCCCCCGCCGCCTCCCTCGACTCCTGGGCCACCGATGGGACACCATCACCACCCTCCCCCGCCTCCAGTCCCTCCTCCACCATCGGGAGGATTTCCTCCATCCAACATTCCACCTCCTCCGTTACCACCGATGTCAGGAATGCACCAATCGCATCCCCCTCTTCCCCCAGGGATGCCACCTCCTCTGCCTCCTATGCCTGTACCAAACTCGCAGCAGCAGCAAGCTGCTCGCATGATGCCGCCTCCGCCACACTGGGGACCACAGGGCCAGTTTCCTCCTCCGCCTCCCCCAGGCAGTGCTGGTGGACCACAGTATGGACAGTTTCAACCGCCGCCTAGACCTCCTCCAGGGTGGCGCCATCCACCACCTCCGCCTGCTTCACAAGGGGGGCCTCCCCCCCCTCCGCCGCCGCAATTCAGGCCCCCATTCCCACCGAGAGGCCCACCACCTCCACCACCTCCGCATGAAACGGGACAGTACTGA
- the LOC124297349 gene encoding uncharacterized protein LOC124297349 → MARPIYECNFGLRSENYTASGPIFCTINKQYCCNSQCCLVQRRPTRQLWEAWYFWLGLALLALFLLTSVSSYLVSSCRHNLHAAPFGFSNQRSLSRDGQNGANSPNQISVNVIATPETLSPHRKMVLVAPRASLTHMTPVVA, encoded by the exons ATGGCGCGTCCGATATACGAGTGCAATTTCGGACTGCGTAGTGAGAATTACACAGCCAGTGGTCCGATATTTTGTACAATCAACAAGCAATACTGCTGCAACTCACAATGTTGCCTTGTACAGCGAAGACCGACTCGCCAGCTTTGGGAAGCCTGGTACTTTTGGCTCGGACTCGCTTTGCTCGCTCTATTTCTGCTCACATCG GTAAGCAGCTACCTCGTCAGTAGCTGCAGGCACAATCTTCACGCGGCTCCGTTCGGCTTCAGCAATCAAAGATCACTGTCAAGAGACGGACAAAACGGCGCCAACAGTCCAAATCAAATATCCGTCAACGTGATCGCAACACCGGAGACCCTTTCCCCCCATAGAAAAATGGTCCTTGTTGCACCGCGGGCGAGTCTTACACACATGA CGCCAGTCGTCGCCTGA
- the LOC124297348 gene encoding uncharacterized protein LOC124297348 yields MARLGGVRLAATIVISITIKLLSVHGRKCVCTTKTCIETGKDTCGTRFACYTELILTDEGQGNTTTRGCTEDATPLLCENPPRSEDTSTGYQHRVRLPHLRCCDSHDYCNRGALDPLLQDHRRPLSTQNRDPVVSSGDSQGKSSDPPDRYRDKKLLDSSAFTGDGSGLNSLTLRQVKPLHVAALILALAALISVLAACYVITRFLRSNPYPASSQNVN; encoded by the exons ATGGCGAGACTGGGAGGCGTGCGACTAGCGGCAACAATCGTCATCTCAATAACAATTAAATTGCTCTCCGTACATG GCAGGAAATGCGTGTGCACAACCAAGACGTGCATTGAAACCGGGAAGGACACCTGTGGTACGCGTTTCGCCTGTTACACGGAGCTCATCCTCACAGACGAGGGACAAGGAAATACGACAACTCGCGGCTGCACCGA AGACGCGACGCCACTTCTGTGCGAGAATCCTCCCAGGTCCGAGGACACTTCGACCGGTTACCAGCACCGGGTTCGACTGCCGCATTTGAGATGCTGCGACTCCCACGACTACTGCAACCGCGGTGCCCTCGACCCTCTGTTGCAGGATCACCGTCGGCCCTTGTCAACCCAGAACCGCGATCCCGTCGTCAGCAGCGGGGACTCTCAAGGCAAATCCTCGGACCCCCCGGATCGCTATCGCGATAAGAAACTCCTCGACTCTTCGGCATTTACCGGCGACGGCAGCGGTCTGAATTCCTTGACCCTTCGGCAGGTCAAACCCCTCCACGTGGCAGCCCTTATTCTCGCTTTGGCCGCCCTCATCTCGGTTCTCGCTGCCTGTTACGTCATCACCAG ATTTCTACGATCTAATCCGTACCCGGCATCGAGCCAAAATGTCAACTGA